One Pithys albifrons albifrons isolate INPA30051 chromosome 17, PitAlb_v1, whole genome shotgun sequence genomic window carries:
- the ADORA2A gene encoding adenosine receptor A2a isoform X2, with amino-acid sequence MLVHGKEDFLSDIAYIILELIIAVLAILGNILVCWAVYLNSNLQNVTNYFVVSLAAADIAVGVLAIPFAITISTGFCAFFYGCLFIACFVLVLTQSSIFSLLAIAIDRIIAIRIPLRCMS; translated from the coding sequence ATGCTAGTACATGGGAAAGAGGACTTCCTCTCAGACATCGCCTACATCATCCTGGAGCTCATCATTGCTGTGCTGGCCATCCTGGGCAACATCCTGGTCTGCTGGGCCGTCTACCTGAACAGCAACTTGCAGAACGTCACCAACTACTTCGTGGtgtctctggctgctgctgacaTCGCCGTGGGCGTGCTGGCAATCCCCTTTGCCATCACCATCAGCACTGGCTTCTGTGCCTTCTTCTATGGCTGCCTTTTCATTGCCTGCTTCGTCCTGGTCTTGACTCAGAGTTCCATCTTCAGCCTTCTTGCTATTGCCATCGACAGAATCATTGCCATCCGGATACCCCTCAG